The DNA region TAATCTGTCAGGTGAgtaaatttaattttcattttctaaaattaCCAAAACCTTAAAGAATATTGCCAATTTTGAAGTATAATTGATTTAAgccttttttcttcaaaaatgtgTACTTATTTATCAAGTTAATTCCTACTGCAATATTTTTTACATTCTGAAAGGGTTATAACTTCCTACGATACTAATCAATCATGAtgaatttctaaaacaaatagTTGATCTTGGAGTTCATATCTTGTAAACATGTTCTATGCTGGCaatctaaaaagtaaaaatgaTTAGTATATACTCCAAAGGTGAAATCACATTGGTTACTATGCAAATTGACTACTTAATTCAAATATGTTATCACTAAGGATAAACCAAAAACATCTATAAATCCTTTATTTCAAATGCCTTATTactacataaaggcaacagtagtttaacATTGGTTAAAAGTCATAATTTaatcaagagaaaacaaatccaatCTAAAATAGGAAAACAACTGCCACATTCTTGATTTGGTACagtacttttaaagaaaaaaaagtgaaaaagataGGCAGCAATCCAATAAATACTAcagatgaaaaaatatatttatcaatgatAAACGACACATCTAGTTGAGCATAAATAGCGATCTTTTCTGTAGCACACGTGTTGATTTTCAGTTTTGAAATGGGTTTAAATGCTCGATACTTATTTTTTTCATCCGTAGAATTTTTGTGAATTGCTGCATATTTTTTTCACGTGGTGCCTGTTTTCTCTTGTACTTTTAGCTTTATTGACCACTTGAagactaaaagagggacgaaagataccaaagggacagtcaaactcataaatctaaaacaaactgacaacgccatggctaaaaatgaaaaagacaaacagaaaaacaatagtacacatgacacaacatagaacactaaagaataaacaacacgaaccccaccaaaaactaaacTATATTCCAATATTATGACAAAGAAAAGTCTGTCTTGAGTGTACCCCATAaagttgttctcctcttatatttaatgcgtttccctcggttttagtttgtcaccccgattttgttttttgtccatggatttatgagttttgaacagcggtatactactgttgcctttatttatcacctAGACCATGTAGAAAATACATGATTAAGAAGGTCTAATCGGGAGGAAATTCATGTCACTAAATATTGAAATTGGAAACTCGTATTCATTTTGGTACTCGTCAAAACGTTTTTGTTATGCTTTCCTTCATCTAATTTTAAGATTTGACCAGAAACCCTTTTCTATATTCAAAACTTCATACATTTCAGAAATTCGGAGAACATTTCAACATCTGGATAAAAATGAGGACAATAAACTGTCAGCTGCAGAGTTTGTTAGAGGCGGGAAAATAATTGGAGTTCAAATGACGAAGGAGGAAGCACAACAAATGATCAACGGAGTAGACACTGATGGTaatataaaaagggggaagggATGGACAAATAATatgtaaaacaacaaaatatacgacaatagaacaattataataGCATCAAATGTAGATACTCTTTAAGAATGATGAGCTAATTGCAAGGcatgtatatttttattagagctttcttacaaattgacgaaaggtccgaacgaacgtaaagggagcacgtatttcatttccacAATAACTGTTAAAAGAGTCTGTGTTTTATCCAGTcaaacagcattcttttctaaatcaagtttatttttcaaaaaagaataatatcgcaaataatacacgattttaatataatcaaacagagaaaaatagtgtcaaatacacttacgtccgatacgttacttacgtaaaccacgagaacacacatttccgcgggaaatttttaagcacgagtttcacgattaacttttcaatggcattattgaagtacgttagtctaaaaaagattcacatttattttattttttatagtacactttcagcaaattgtcaaagtggaatatcgagatttgctaaacaaaaatgatgatacatgtttttaaaaagtaatgttgaataaatctagaaaaacagattttgtatatcaagaaaataaatctacgaTTTTACACCATATACattgtggattttataatgacgatttaataatacacatgtttggaagatagacgcgaAGTTATCACTTATCGTCCAGTTGCTAATATTTGATGAATGTTGAGGACTATAGGCAAAACGCAATTATACGCTAAAATATTCCATTGCCCCGGtatatcatatatacacattaaGGGAGGGGGGGGGGCGATGATTcaaaacattgtaatattgaagagtaTACGTAGGGGAGGGGTCGGTTTTTAGTTTTTTAGGGGCATTTTTTTTGTCTGACTACTAGAtatatttaggatattttgtAGTGATATCTCATCCGACCTGGTGGTATCATATTTTAACATATCGTACGCCCCGACATCCTATAAATATATCGGAAAAGTCCAATTCAATAACTGTCGTTGCATGTAGGataattgtccgaagttccacgactattatttaaatatgtcaaaataaaggatcccttaaacgagtcttacgtatgattcgtcaagcatacgtacctttcgtcaatttgtaagaaagctctaataaGACAGAGAAAACCTTGATCGAAAAGACATACTGTGTTTGTCGTGTTACTCTGTGCAGATTAAAATATGATGAAAGGTAGAAATTAGTAATGATTTGATCGAAGAAAGCGGTTTTGAGTACGAAACAGTGTTATTTGATATTAATATTAATGTTGATAAAATATATGCAATTGAGATAACTGCCTGAGTTTCGTTCGAGTAAATGGTGTTTAGTCTTCTGATTACTATGTTATGTTGACTGCTGTTAATTTTATCGTCGTATTTCGTCTTTTATTGTTACGTTTAAGGTGTTTCTAACATTTATGATTTTATTATCTTCGTTTTATTGTTTCGTCGACAGGAAGTGGTTATATAGAATATGACGAATACGAAAAATTAATGAATATACAGTTAAATAAAATGGACAAGCAGACAGCAATGCATCGGAAAAACTTTAAGAAGTATGATAAAGATGGGAGTGGTTTTATTAACTTAGAAGAATTGAAATTAGTTCTCAGTCAGCCAGGGTATGATATGACAGAAACGACAATCGTGGAACATTTCAATAAAGCTGACAAAAATAGTGATGGAAAGATCTCTTTTAATGGTAAGTGTTTAAGATTTTCTACCAATCTTGGCtaaattgaaataattttcatATCGTTTCATTATAATAAAGTCTTCGTAACAATTAATTGTATTGGCGAataaatcaaagttttaaaaaaaaaaatagtctaacattcaaatttttttcaagGATACAAAATCAGAACAAATTCCTGAATTGTGTTTTGCTTCTATGACAAATACATATGTCTTGTCTCCTTTCCTACATGTAAATCATAATGTATGGAAGTGCTGGTTTATGTCCATCCGTCAATCTGAATTTGTAAAGGCTGTCGCACCAGCAGTTTTGTCGTATTTCACGTTAAAATAACATGATatgtaataatatttatttcGGACATGTTTTATGTCAGCATTGATCGATATTTTAGAGTGTTAAGatcaaacatatataaatatccCGGACATCAACATTGGAAACCCTCGTTTCAAAAGAAAGTAATTGAATGTATGTCGAAAGTTTACATCAGCACAAAATCAATGATCAAATATTGGTACCAAATTACTAGTATTTCCCTaaagaaatgaaataatattGAACATCAGCATTAACATGGGTCGCGTGCATATATTTCTTCAtccctttaaaatattttttccaaacTCGACAAAATGATTTCTGTATAGTTAACATTTCTCATCTgataactccgaggaaaattctaaacggaaagtccatagGTAAACtgaaatatcaaaagctcaaacacatcaaacgaaaggataacaactgtcatattccagactttgtacaggcatttttttatgtagaatagATTGTGGATAAAACTTGGTTTAAAGCTAGCTTAACATTAAACGTACATCAGCATATGAGTTGCATGTGATAGCGATTAAGTAATCCTGTAATTCGTATATCTCAAGAtagttcattctttttttttttgttacggaATCATGCACTGATTCATGTGATGGTATTGATATGTTTCGtataaaataattaatatcaTTTGCAGTAACTGTAAATGGTATTAAAAGATAGTTAATGGTTGTTGTTGATAACACTGTTTTCTATTTCAGAATTTGTGAAGTATTTTTGCGAAATGTGACCCTTGTTACGTGTGCATCATCATTGAAAAACAAACGAAAtggtacaaaaaaacaaaacgttCGTAGAGAAAACAATATAGATATCATTATATTTATAGATAATGATTCAAATGGGACtattaagatttgttttctcGAGAAACAAAAAAGCAGAAGTTTATTCAATTGATACTTAAATTTTATGTTGGTCTGGAATTAATATATACTGATTAGGATCCTCGCTTTACTAACTATAATTCAAAAACGAACTAAGATGTTGCCTTTGGTATTGTTTGTGACTTTGTGTCATATGTTATATTCAGTGTAATGTGAATAAACTCATCCAATAAATAATGATTAATATGTTGTTGGTTATGTGCTCTTTCACTAAGCCATTGTAAATATCGTTGGTGAAAAATTGATCGAAGGTAATACTGGAATGTTTATGACTTAGGGGTATGTTTCCCAGTTAGATTCTATGTAAAATAAGTCGCAGGCGCAAATTTTGGATACAAAATGACTCAAAGCAAAAACATTGAAATTGCCAAATAAAAGTACGAAGTGAAACAGTTACGAGGATCCAACATTCCAAAAAGCTtggccaaatacagttaaggtaaaaagtaaaatcacaaaaatactaaattccgaggaaaatttaatcgaaaagtccctaatcacatggcataatcaaatgccaaaacacatcaaacgaatggacaacaactgtcatattcctgacttggtacaggcattttcaaatgtagaaaatggtggattgaacctggttttaaagcactaaacctctcacatcAAAAACactctcatcaaattccgttatatttacaacgatgtgtgaacaaaacagatttcataaataaaatagtcaaaatatggctacagcagtcatcactgtgttacaatttttaacaaacaattttactAAAAAGCAcacaagcatctatcaaattaaaacacattcattgcttcgcgacgtcagaaaatgtatacgTCACATAAGAAGAAATTTATTACTGGGGTATAAAATCATaagtaatttgaaaaataaaaagtgtgtaaacagttgatttatcaATATGACCCATGGTATTACATGTCAACCCAGAGTTGCTGACTACTCATTTGGAGATTTGCTCTGGAAGGAAACCTTTAACAGCAGTGGTATTGATCctatggttttaaaaaaatatcatagataccagattaATTTTTATACTGCCCGACGCGTGTTCTTCAACAACTCATCAGGATAATGgcatttgttatcaaatagttcgtttctatgtatgttgcattgccgtttgttttattttgcacTTCTTtgtatagttgatgtgtttccttcgatTTTAGTTTCtaaaccggatttgttatctctcAATCAATTAATGACTtctgaacagcggtaaactactgttattttatttaacctggttttatgtcTAGCCAAACCTCGTGTTTTGAATTAATAAACATTTTCGGAACctcaaatttacaaataaatgaacaTATTGTGATTTTGAGATAAACAAAACAGCAACAAAAGTGCCGGTCCTATGCCTTGTGTGTTGTTTTTGCTTTGGTTGTATTTATGTGTTGTTTGTATGTTTTGCTGTGTGTGTCATCGTCAAATAAATTATAGctatatccattttttttaattattattttataacataaCATCGTTATTTAGATAGCACTACTCGACGGAAATATTGTTTGTCAAGCGAACTATCTATATGTCCAATATAAAAGTTAAATCCTAGTTTTCGTATCTTGTATATTGTATAGTCCTATACGCGtgtaattcgaaaaaaaaacatgcatcgcCATGTTCGTAATCAACTGTTTATGATCCGTGTGATTCTACTTAAATTAATTTACAATAACAAATCAGTGATCAAGATGGAATCATTAtaagggggggcaaggggtttaactgttatgccgttatggggcattttaattctttgttatctgttattctgaaaatatatttactgttagctgttattgtcttattctttgttagctgttataggactattatctattttgttatctgttattgtgagaatctaTTTGCTGTTATGTAatactgttattgaaaattggaatgttagcattttgacagccaatcttccgtCGAAATTGAAGAttattgaaaattgtgatttgaatagATAATAGTCTCATTGCCACGCTTACCGcatcttcttacaatgtatatctattggggtctttctactggtaatatcgggtggccctgtatttgcagaagaatttcagtaacatacatcacataaacatatacaatcaattggacccaggaccattccagtatattatcctttgtaataaattccattgtctgtgaacatgtagcagtttgtacaaattataattcacttattacttgtacaataacttatagtatggattttgttatagAAATAAGCATTGGTTCACCCTATAGATTTTAGATGACCACATACTGatctttatgttgtactattacaccactgtccctgattaggggaggattggacaccaactagcatgctTAAGTTGAcgcagtcacattctgtatgtgcctagtTCAAAGTCAGGATcctggattcagtggttgtagtttgttactgtgttactaagtttctcgttcactattttgtggataaattaggcagttagtatctcctttgaattgttttatattactgAGTGGTGTGGGTTTGAATTATGGCTTTGcgaattatacaacatctttttcttttagcatttatattataagtgctactccctctcttttcatttacatgaaagagaaccctgatCACCATATTCTTAAAAGCTTTTTAGctgcttcacatggcgaaaagtgaagctcagaaaccattgatgcaaatacagatgtgtcttcagtttaatttttcgacaaataccctttttaaaatcctacagcttctccaatgctgtacccaaattttccatattctataatttcacataagatacatgattggtgtttcacttggtgtcatccaaattttcactaggtccaatttctattatactatcagaattcTCACATGagtcaatttctattatcagaataACCACAACTGGCATGCATGTTTCAGTTACAAGTCCTGTCTCCAAtgatctgggtatttttgtattttataagtaagttttatcatgaggtcattaaataaaaaaactatattgtgcatcaatgttttttttattacttgtaaagtatatatattgcttttcagatttttttttatctaaaaatcaaattgataataaagtgtcactggctgcacaattttcaaaaattaaataaaaaaacctaaatcattaaaaattgacccctcaaatgccctagattaaaaatatccctatatcaaaaacagaaactagtaatttcgttcagaaaaattcaacatccatactataacttattgtacaagttacgggaaaaaatcaaccaaggcagaactgcctcaacggccgaaacgtcttgtttacacaaatttTCTAGGTCATGataccacaagttatatactaagatctacgagtcatctactggattggtcctggacagatttattttcatatttcattactgttatctgttattatcccttttcaattccttgttatctgttttttcaccaaatcaattcactgttttgctgttatggggacccccttgccccccccccccctcattatGTTTGTCGAATCTTCGGTactaagtaaatgttttttggcAGATGTCCCTGTGCAGTTTGTGATTGACAACATCTAAACAACAATAAATACTGTCTATATGATTATGCATTAATTGTTCTTTGTTTTAAATGTGCACAGTTAGAATGATTTTTGAAACAAATTTATAGATTACAGATTATTAATGTGTATTTCTATTCAACTAAATAAATAAGCAATAAAGAGGTactaaaatatattaaacaaacaaTGAATTATTATGCAATCAAGATATACTTACAAATACGATGACATATAATACAATCGAGATAGACTTCCTAAATGCATCTTTCCCGGAATCGGCAA from Mytilus edulis unplaced genomic scaffold, xbMytEdul2.2 SCAFFOLD_439, whole genome shotgun sequence includes:
- the LOC139508188 gene encoding uncharacterized protein; this translates as MQEEQISQVNLSEIRRTFQHLDKNEDNKLSAAEFVRGGKIIGVQMTKEEAQQMINGVDTDGSGYIEYDEYEKLMNIQLNKMDKQTAMHRKNFKKYDKDGSGFINLEELKLVLSQPGYDMTETTIVEHFNKADKNSDGKISFNEFVKYFCEM